The DNA sequence TTAATTCTCATATGTCAGAAATGCACATATACAAAAACACTAAGGTATCCCTAAGTGTTAGAGTTTAACTCGCTTTAAAGAATGCTTATCAGCTATTAAATTTGAAATTTGTAAAAACATACAGATATAGCTAAAGTATCATTTTCAGCATCCCAGGACTCCAAATATATTGCATGTCTATCTGCTTTAAGACTCCCTTCACTCAAGGGGAGTCTTAAAATATTATATACAGCTAATATCTAAAATTAGTTATTGTTGTGGATTAATATTCTCAGTATATTGTCTGAACATTTCATCTTGTTGCTTCATTGACTCTCTATTTATATTATCAATTTTTTGCCTTAATTCTTGTTGACTCTGTTCATCACCATAAACTTTAAAAGTTTTATAACGTACTTCTCGTTTGATACCGTATGCTGCTAACTCTTCATCTGTTACAGAGCTTTCTGGCAAATCTAAATATACATTCTCTGTATCTTCAACCTTGCTACTTTCTTTCGTCTGCTCTGTGCCTTTGTATATATTATTTTTATTTTCTCTAATATTCTTGTTTTGAGTTTTTTCTGGAGAAATAATTTCTTCTTTTTCTACTGAACTTTCATTTTGAATAACACTTTCTTGGGAACTAGTATTTTCTGAAGTATTCAAACCTTCCTGCTTAACATCCTGTAATTTATCCTCATTTGTAATATTCTCTTCTTCATTCTTTTTAATATTATTATTCTTTTTATTCGGGGTAACTACCTCTTTATTTTGTGTATCACTTTTTATGTTCTCCTTATTAGTACACCCACTTAAAATTACTGCAATTAAAACTACTATGGTAACATTTCTTAAAATTCTAACCTGTTCTTTCATGTTGCACCTCTTATTTTTTTATTTACTTATATTATATATCGTTGTGACCAAGCAATAAACGAACTATAAGTCATAATTAGAGTATTAAAAAACCAAACTTCAAATTAAATTTTTACTACATAAAATTATTTGGAGGTTATTTTATAGTCGATACACTTGCATTCTTTAGATAATTTTAACTTTACAGGTTTGTTTTAAATGTATTTACTATATCTCGTCTTACCTGTTTATTATTTATCTATATCGCCAACGTAGTCTATGTTTCTATTCCTACAGTTTAAAATTCTGTAATTGATTGATGATATCTATTGACATCCCAAATAATTAGATATAGTATTTAGTTAAATACTTAAATACTTAAATGAAGGAGCGGGGTAATGAAAGAATTATTTAAGGCACTTTCTGATGAAACAAGAAGAAAAATTTTAGAACTACTAAAAGATGAAACACTAACAGCAGGAGAAATTGCAAATCATTTTAACATGAGTAAACCAAGTATTTCTC is a window from the Staphylococcus sp. IVB6181 genome containing:
- a CDS encoding autorepressor SdpR family transcription factor → MKELFKALSDETRRKILELLKDETLTAGEIANHFNMSKPSISQHLKILKYSGLILSEKKGQYVYYSLNTSVLDDLLSWIMGLK